ATGCTATTATGTTATCAGGAGAAAGTGCAATGGGTAAATACCCACTAGAAACACTTCAAACAATGGTGAAAATAGCAAAAGCAACAGAAGAAACTTTGGATTATTCTTTAATGTTAAAAATAAGAAAAATGGCAAGAACAGAAAACATTGCAACAGCAGTGAGCTTTTCATCTTGTGCAACAGCACTTAATTTAGATGCTAAATTAATTGTTAGTGCAACTTTCTCTGGATTTACAGCAAGAATGGTATCCAGATTTAGACCCAAAGCACCTATTGTTGGTATAACACCATTAGAAAAAATACAAAGAAAGATGCAATTATATTGGGGCGTTGTTCCAATTCTAATCGAAGAAGTTGAATCTACAGAAAAAATTATTGAAACAGCAATTGAAGAAGTCAAAACACGTGAATACGTAGGAAAAGATGATTTGATTGTTGTAACAGCGGGAATGCCACCGGCCACAACAGGTGTAACCAATATGATGAGAGTAGAAAAAATATAAGATGAAAATCTAATTTTCAAGCTTGCTGGCAAGGATTTAGTTTTTATATTTTCATTGATAACCTGTGTAGCTGGTAGGTTTTGAGCTGCATAGGGCAGGTTTATATATAAGATATAAAAAATCATCTCTGATTATTGAGATGATTTTTTATGCTTTGTTTTAAGTTAATTAAAGTCATAAGGAAAAATCTTAATAATTGTATTTAATATTACTTAAAAAGCGCATCTTCTAAAATAGTTAGATCTAATAATTGAATGGTTTTTTTATCAAAATCAATTAAACCATCTTCTTTCATGTTTATTAATTCTCTTGATAGGGAAGGTCTGGGAACGCCTATTAAATCTGCCCATTCGCTTCTGTTTAAGTGTAAATCAATGTATTTGCTTTGTTGAACTTTATAGCACTGGAATAAGTAATGAATGATTTTTTGTCTAATGGATTTAAGAGATAAATTGGTTATTTTTTGATTCAACAACAAAATTCTATCAGAAAAAGCTTGTAACAAAGTTTTATAAACTTTAGGAAAATGATCGCACATAAAGAGAAATTTATTTTTTTCAAAAAATAAAACAGAGCAGTCAGTAGAAGCAATAACAGTAGAAGGGTATATACTATGGTTGGAAAAAAGTATAACTTCACCAAATACATTGCCTTTGGTCAATGTTGTAATAGAAACGGTTCGTCCACTGGGGTAGATTTTGCTAATATTAATATTTCCATGAAATATTAATCCTAATTGGGTACAAGGACTGCCCTCAAAAGCAATGATTTCATCGTTGGTATAACTCTTTAATTCATAAGAAGCTATGTTCAGAGCTTCCATTAATTCTTTATCATTTAATTCTTTAAAAAAAGAGAAATCTTTTAAACTATTAATTAAGTGATCCATCAAAAAACTCCTTTTTGTAACTTTGGTTACAGATTATATAGTAATAGTTTAATATAATGTTTTTAGAAGGTCAAATAGAATATAAAACGTAAGTTGAAAAATAGAGTAGAGTTAAAATTTGAAAGGAGAAAAAAAGATGCTTAAAAAAATAATTGAAATTAATGAGGAAAAATGTATTGGCTGCGGTTTATGTGCCAATGCTTGTCACCAAAGTGCTATTGAAATTATAGATGGCAAAGCAAAACTAATTGATGAATCATTTTGTGATGGACTAGGGATGTGTTTGCCAGAATGTCCTCAAAACGCTATTCAGTTAATTGAAAAAGAAAAAGCACCTATTAAAGAAATCACTAAAAAAGAAAAACTTTCTGGCGGAGGATGTCCTGGTATGAGAAGTGCTACATTTAATAGAGAAGAAACAAAACAAAAAGTACAAAACCAAGAAGAAATTAAGAATGTGAATATGCCTTCACAGCTTAATCAGTGGCCTGTTCAAATTGACTTGATTAGTCCTTTTGCAGAGTATTTAAAGCATGCGGATTTATTAATTGCTGCAGATTGTACAGCATATGCCTATGCCAATATTCATAATGAATTTATAAAAGGTAGAATTACTCTAATTGGTTGTCCTAAATTAGATGATAATCAAGGTTATAAAGAGAAGTTAATTCAAATTCTAAGCAATAATGATGTTAAAAGCATTACGGTTTTAAGAATGGAAGTCCCTTGTTGTAGCGGTATTGTAGCATCTGTAAGAGAGGCTATGTTAGAAAGCAAGACCATTGTTCCGTATGACGAAGTTATTATAGGCATTGATGGTGAAAAAAGATAATATCCATTAAATAGCATATCTTAAAACAGCTGTAATCTTATTTAAAGGTATTTCTGCAATAATACCTGGGATGACAGCTGTTTTATTATGATTAAAAGTGCGTTTAAAATTTATGGCATTGTTCTTAGGCACACGTATAGGGGTTTCTTTACCAACATCAATTAATAAAGAAATATAATCTTCATTAACAGTAATTAACATTCCAGAAAATGGTTGTGACCCATTTGAATTAAGGGTATATATGGTAAGGGTTTGATTCATAAGAGTTAATAATTGTTCATAAAAATACGCTTTCATACAATCACAACTTAAGGTTTTTATTATATATTATTATAAAAAAGCATTATTCAGTACTAAGATATAGAAAAATTAGCAAGTAAAAGTTTTGATTTTAAAAACTTTACTTGCTAAACAAATAATAATTACTATACTACATTAGTTACCAATTGCATTTTGCACAAAAGATGCAATACTTGCAATAGGTATAGTCGTAATAGAACCTAACCCAACAAAAGGTTCAGCGCCATAACCTCTATAAGGAGCAGGACCAGGTGGGCAACAAGTGCTTCCTAAAGAGCAAGAAGGTGGTGTACCAATTCTAGTAATTAATTTTACAACACAATCGTCTACATAAATTAATACACCAGTAAACCCACTTCCAGAACAACCGCCACAAGTAGCATAAATTGTTACGGTTTGACCTAATAATTTTTTTAAGTTACAAGCGATATCGCCACCTTGTAAAGGGCCACCATAAGCAAATCCATCAGCCATATATTTAACCTCCTTTATTATCTTGTCCTAATATATACTATGATTCAATGGATAAAAGTGTGTAGCATTTATACAAGTTATTTTACGAAATGATTTATAATGGATCTCTTATGCCAAATAATATTTGGCATAAGAGATTTTGTAGTAAAGTTAGCCAATAGCATTTTGAACAAAAGAAGCTATTCTAGCAATTGGTATTATAGTAACAGAACCTAAACCAACAAAAGGTTCGCATCCATATGGTCTATAAGGAGCAGGACCAGGTGGACAACAAGCGCTTCCTAAAGAGCAAGAAGGTGGTGTACCAATTCTAGAAATTAGTTTTACAACACAGTCGTCAGCATAAATCAAAACACCAGTAAATCCGCTACCAGAACAACCACCGCTTGTTGTATAAATTGTAACTGTTTGACCAACTAAACAACGTAAACTATCAACAATATCTTTTTGAAATACCCCTGTCATATTAAAAACTCCTTTTCTTAACTTAGTACATGTTATGTAAAAAAGGAAGGGATGGTGCATGACAAGCAATAAAAATCTCAGGTTGTATAAAAAACAGGAAATGATATAATATATAAAAGTGAGTCAATATGAAAGTCTAATCTGCAAACTTGCTAGCAAGGATTTGGTGATTAGATTTTCAACGAAACTTATGTCTCTTACGTTAGTAAGAGGCATAAGTTGAGTCAATATGAAAAGAGGTTAAGAAAAATGTATAAGTTGGTTCAAAGATGGATTGGAACAAAAGTAGATGGGACTTGGGAAGTCGTGTTAAGTTATGTTATTGTTTTGGCATCCATATTATTGATCACGTATATTGTGAATTTTATCGTTAAAAAAATAATTTTAAACATAATACATAACATGGTCAAAAAGACGCATAACAATTGGGATGAAACCGTATATGATAATAAAGTCTTTCATTACTTAGCACATATACCTGCTGCCATTGTTTTATTTAACTTGGCTAGTTTGTTAGGTGATTTTGAAACTTTTGTGCAAAAACTCATTTTTGCGTTCATCATTATAATGATTATACTGGCTAGTTTAAAATTCTTAAATGCTGTAGTAGAAATTTATAATGGTTATGAATTTGCAAAAGATAGACCTATAAAAGGTATTATTGATGTGATTAAAATCTTTTTTTATGTATTTGCAGGAATCATCTTGTTTTCAATGTTTACAGAAAACAGTCCCATTGCATTACTAAGTGCATTAGGTGGTATTTCAGCAATATTATTATTAATTTTTAATGATTCTATCTTAGGATTAGTAGCAAGCATTCAATTAACAGCTAATGAGTCCTTAAAGATTGGAGATTGGATAGAAATGCCTAGTCAAAATGCAGATGGTGAGGTTATTGATATAAGATTGAACAAAATTAAAGTTCAAAATTGGGATAGGACCATTTCCAATATTCCTGCTCAAAACTTTCTAAGAGATTCATTTAAAAACTGGGAAGGTATGACTAGGTCAGGTGGGAGAAGAATAATGCGTTCCATTCTTATTGATATTAATTCTATTAAAATATTAGATGAACCAGATATAAAAAAATTTGAAGAAATTCACTATATTAAGGATTATATAAAAAATAAAAAAGAAGAAATTAAAACATATAATGAAGAAAAAGTGATGAATAATAATGAAATAAATGGAAGAAGATTAACCAATATAGGGACGTTTAGAGCTTATATAAAAGAATATATAAAAAGCCATCCCAATATCAAAAATGATTTTATAATGGTACGACAATTAGCACCAACAGATAAAGGGGTTCCATTAGAAGTATATGCTTTTACCAACAATCCCAATTGGGTCGCTTACGAAGAAATACAGTCAGATATTTTTGATCATTTATTAGCTGTGATTCATTTGTTTGATATTAAAGTGTATCAAGCGCCTACAGGAAATGATATAACTGATTTAAAAAGTCAAATAAAGTCTTAAATCAGTTGTAAAAGGGAAAGAAAATTCTGTCGTTATTATATCCAAACAATGTAAAATAATTTTCTATGATTTGGATATAATAACGATAGAAAAGAATTCCTTTTTATTTATAATCTCATAACGGTTGTATCTATGATCTGAAAGTGTATGTGCCTACTTAAAAAACACTTTATTATTTAGTAGATATAATGTATTATGTAATAGAACAAATTAAAAGGGAGTTGTAAGAATTGGAAAATAATGGTAATGAAATGGAAGAATTTAAAAAAGATATTGAAGCATCCTTAAGACCCATATACGAAGGCGATATGTTAGAAGGAAAAGTGGTTGCAATCGTAGATAAAGATGTGGTAATGGATATACAATCATACGTAGAAGGTATTATTACATTTGGGGAACTAAGCAGTGACCCAAATTTTGATATAAACGATATCAAAGTAGGCGATAGACTTAAGGTAAAAGTTTTAAAAGCAGATGAAGAAGTCCTATTATCAAAAAAACAGGCAGATTCAGAAACAGCTTATGAAACCATAGAAGAGTATTTTAAAAAAGAAGAAATCATAATCGTTAAACCAAGTATGGTTGTTAAAGGTGGGATGACTGCTTATATCAATGGTATTAGAGGTTTTATTCCAGCATCTTTGATTTCAAAAGAATATGTAGAAGATATGAATCAATACCTTAACAAACCGTTAGAGGTCAAAGTAATTGAATTTGATGAATCAAATAATAGAATTATTCTTTCGGGTAAGATTGTTGATGTAGAAAAAGAGCAAAAAGCCAAAGAAAAATTATTAACTATTATACAAGAAGGTGAAAAAGTAGAAGGTGTTGTAAAGAATTTAACAAACTTTGGTGCATTTGTTGATATCGGTGGGATTCAAGGTTTAATTAGAAATGAAGATTTAGCGTGGAAAAAAGTGAAACATCCAGGTGAAGTGATAAAAGAAGGTGAAAAAATTCAAGTAACGATTTTAAAAATAGATAAAATAAATGAAAAAATAGCTTTAGGTTTTAAAGATTTAGCACAAGATCCCTGGAACAATATACAAACAAAATATAAAGTTCAAAACAGTTATGATGGAGAAATAACGAGAATTGTTGACTTTGGATTCTTTGTGAAGTTAGAAGATGGTATAGAAGGATTGGTACATATTTCTGAAATATCTGAAGAAAGAGTATTAAAACCTTCTGATGAAGCTAACGTGGGAGATAAAGTTAAAGTAAAGATATTAGACTTAGATTATGATAAGAAAAAAATGAGTTTAAGTATTAAGGAAGCACAAAATGATATAGATAGGCAAAATTATGAAAAATTCAATCAAAATGAAGAAGCCATGACTTCCTTAAAAGATGTTTTTGGAGATATTTTTAACAAATTAAATGATTAATAAACTTATAAAAAAGGATGGGGTTACATTGAAATGTAATAAGTGTAATGAAGAAATTAAAGAAAATATTAAATATTGTCCAAACTGCGGTTTAGAAGTGGGTAATGAACAACTGAATTTCCAGGAAGAGAAAATAGAAGAAGAATTAGAAAATACGAGTGAGGTGGCTGCATCATCAAAAGACAATGATCAGTCAACCGATACAAATAAAAAGAAAAAAGTCATTGTGACAACGAGTATTGCAGCTTTGTTAGTGATTCTTATTGCAGCGATTGGCGTATTTGGTAATGAATTTTTTAGCACGAAAGAGCCAATTGATACCTTTATCAATAGTAACATTAAGACTTTTGTTACGGCAGATCGTGGTGAGTTTAATTCAAGTATGAAATTGATTGATTTTGATATTAGTCAATCCAATGAATTTAGCGAATTTGATGCAGTAATTTTTAATGTTTTAAAAGATGTTGAACTTTTGGGTGATATGAAATTTGATAAAGAAAGCAATCAATATGAAGCAGAATTTAAAATTGCCATTAGAGACAATGTCTTTGTAAATGGTATACTCTATCTGGATACAGAAGGAATGGCGCTGAAGATTGAAGAATTATACAATCAACAGTTTTATATTCAATGGGATGATTTGAAGAAAATGGTATTACAAGAAACAGGTATGCAAATTTCTTTTGATGAGTATATAAAATTAGCTACAAGTATTAATGAGTTAGATAGTGTGAAAAATTTTGATGGCGAAAAATATGTCGATGTCATTAAAAATATTTTAGAAGATCATTTAATAGTAGAAGATAATCAACAAGTGGTGATTAACAATCAAGAGATAAAAGGAGATAAATACTCCCTAGAATTAGACTTTGTTGACATTATGAATATGAATTTAGAAGTGTTGGGTGTGTTAATTGAAGATGATCAGATTATCGTCATATTAGATGAACTGATCAATGCAGTCGTAGATACATTAGAAGAAACAGGTGATGCTGCTTATATTATGGATCATACAACGCTGGATATGCTGAGAGAATTTTCTTCAGACGCTGAAATGATTAAAAATGAAATGAGCCATGAATACACACAAATGTTAGAGGAAATGGATAATGAATTAGATGAATTTGAAGGCTATCTGAGTTACCATTATGATTATTATATTAAAGGTAATGATATAGAAGGTTATATCACGACGGTTTCAATGGGACTTGATGATTTTAATGGAGAGGGTAGAGCAAATATAACCATTGGTACGGAGACTATCGTAAAGTCCATTAATAAAAATATTAATTTTTCTGGTATTGATTATACAAATGGGGTTAATTTGTTTGATCTTTCTGAAGAAGAAATGGAATCTATTATGTATGAAATACAAGGTAATTTAATGTTGTTTTTAATGTTTAATGGAGACTTATTTCAATAAATAGGGGTAGATAGGATATCATGTTCGTCTTAATTTATAAAAACATTAAAGAAATAATTAAAAATAAAAAAAGGGTTGTTGCAATTGCTATATCGCCCATGGTTTTATTTGGGATATTACTATCTATTTATTCAGGTGAAACAATAGAAAAAAATTTTATTGGGACTGTTGAAATCGGCGTTATTGATAAAGATAATAGTATTTATTCAAATATGCTCATACAACATTATGAAAGCAATGAAATCTTTACGGACTTTATTACGATTATAAAAGGAAATGAAGAAATCATTGAAGAAAAGTTTCTAACCCAACAAATAGATGCTACAATCATTATTCCGGAAAACTTCGGTGAGGATTTAATCCATATGACTAATGATCCTGTATTAGTTAATATTAGCGCAAAAGAACCCATTAAAGCAATTATATTAGAAAATGTCATAAAAAGCTATGAGCAGTATATTATGGCAGTTGAAGTGAATGCAAGTACTTTGTATCAAACACTAAGGCAAGTTGGGTTGACTCAAAATGAGATTTCTGTATATAATGCAGGAATCTCTTATGAGTTAATTATGACAGCATTAGAACGCAACAATTATTTTGAGTACATAGAAATCATTGATATTCCAAATACAAATTCCTTTAATTATTTTTTTATTGGTATTATAACATTAGCCATTATGTACTTTGGTTTGTATGTAGGAATAGACTTATTAAGAGAAAGAGAACAAAAAACATTCCAAAGATTAAAAGTAACAGGAATAAATGCGTTCACTTTTGTTTTCAGCAAGTTCATTGGTCATGTTACATATTTATTCGGTAATGCTATTATTTGGATAATGGCGTTAAACTTAGTATCAGATTTAGACCTAGGTTTTAAAATAGTTGTCTATATTATTATAGGCATCATTTTTTCAGTTAGTTTTTCAATTTTTCTATCTAGTTTGTTAAGAACTCAAGAAAGTGTTTTGCTACTAGGGAATGTTTTTTACTTTGTGTCTGCTGTTATGGGTGGCAGTATTATACCCTTGCAATATATGCCTCAAAGCATACAACAGTTCTCTTTATTGACACCTAATTATTGGTTTATAAGAGGTTTTTTGTTTTTGCAAAGCAATATAGATTCAATGTTAGGGAGATATATAGGATTGAGTTTTACAGCAATCTCTTTTTTATTCATTATAAGTTCCAGTTATTTATATAAACGTTTGGGTGAAAAGTATGTATAGTCTTGATATAGTAAAAAATAGATTGAAAATTATTTTTAAAGATAAAGTTATATGGGGGCTATTTGCTTTTATACTGCTTTTATTTATGGTCATCACTTCTGTATTAGTGGATCATGTGGATTATGGCAGTAGAATACCTTTAGTTGTCATTGATGAAGACAAAAGTCCTATGTCTATTGAATTAATAAACAACTTAGAAAATCAACAGGTTTTTCAAATCATCCAGACGGATACAAGGGAAGCTTATACATTGTTAAGAGATGGCAAAGTTGAAGGTGTATATATAATAAAAGAAGGGTATGAAAATAATATCCTCAACTTAAATTTTAATAACATTATAGAAGTCCACTATCTGCAAGGAAGTACAGCAGGGAAAATAATAACGGATATGGTTGCAGGCGATATGCTCTTTGATATGAGTTTAGTAAAGACCATTGATACATTAAAAGAAGGTTTGCTGAACAATGAGATTGAAGAAATGGACCAGATTATTGAAAACGCTTATGAAACAGCATATGAATTAAAGGAAACAAGAGCTTATGATGATATTATAAAAGTGGAGTTAATTAATATAGGAAGCGATATAAATTATGAAAATATAGATAATACCATTATTTATAAGCAAGTAGTGATTGGTATGGTATCCACTTTTTTAGCTTTTTTTATACTATTTGCGTCTACATCCATTGTAAAAGATAAAGAGTTAGGCACGCAAAAAAGATTAGAAGTTATTTTTAAAAGAAAAATACATTTAGAAATATGTAACCTATTGGCTATTTTTATTATTGGATTAATGATAAGTGTTTTTTTGGTTGTAATCCTTACCCATAGAATGGAATTGTTAACTTTTCAAAGTATTTTTTTAATTGCATTATTGTTTTTTGTTTATAGCTTTGCATTATCCGGATTGTTTTATTTAAGCTCTGCATTTGTAGAAAAAGTTATTACAATGCAAGTGTCTGGTTCTATTATCATTATAATTTTATTTGTGATTAGCAGCTCTTTTTTAACGATGGATTTAATCAATGGACCGGTTTTGTTGCTACAGCAAATGATACCAAATTATTGGTTTGTAGAAGGATTTACTAAAGTCATTATTAATGAAAGTGTTGGGAATGTTTTAAATAATCAAGTCCAACCCCTTCTGTTTTTAGGCATAACATACACCTGTATTGGAATGGTTGTTAAAAAATTCAAATAAGATACAAAGTAAACGAATAGGTTTGCTTTGTATTTTTTTTGTTTAGATTTATAAGAAATGCACAAAAAAATAAAAATATATATAAATATATTGACATTTGATACATATAACATATAATTAATAAGTAATGGAAGGGTAAAAATGACTATAACATAAGTTATTTTTTTAACCTTTAAATTTAGCGTGTTAAACTTATAAAAGCGCAATGCGTTACACTTTAAAGTGCTAAAACAAAAGGATGGTGTTGAGGGTTTGATTTATGTAGGAGCAATTGCTTTATATGTTTTAATGATTCTAGGTGTTAGTTTTGTTTCTAAGAAAAAAGCAGGAAGTCTGAATCATTTTTTATTAGGTGGTCGTTGTATACCACCATGGATGTCTGCTTTTTCTTATGGAACGGCATATTTTTCAGCGGTATTATTTATTGGTTACGCTGGAAGAATTGGTTGGGATTTTGGATTAGGGGCATTGTTAATTGTATTTGGTAATACATTTATTGGTTCTTATCTGGCTTGGAGAGTTTTAGGTAGTAAAACAAGAGAAATGACCCAAAGATTAAATGCATCTACAATGCCAGAATTTTTAGCTCTAAGGTACAATAGCAAGGGTATAAAAATGATTACAACAGTGGTTATCTTTGTTTTCTTAGTACCTTATGCTGCATCAGTGTATAGAGGGTTAGGTTTTTTATTTCAACAAGTGTTTCATATGGATATTAATGTTATTTTGTTTATTATGATGACTTTAACAGCCATATATTTATTTGTAGGTGGATTTATTGCTGCATCTTTAGCTGATTTTATCCAAGGGCTTATAATGATTGCTGGTGTCATCATGTTATTATTCTTTGTCATAACACATCATAGTGTTGGGGGGATAGGTAATGGTATTACTCAGCTGTCAACTATAGATGAAGGTTTAACTCAAATCATTAATAAAGACTCAGCAGTTCCATTATTGTCTCTTGTTGTTTTGACCAGTTTTGGAAGCTGGGGATTGCCACAAATGGTACATAAGTTTTACACCATAAAAAATGAAAAAGCGATAAAAACTGCTAGAAGAGTTTCTACAGGATTTGCATTATTAATTACTTTGGGAGCTTATTTTACTGGAGCATTAAGTCGTGTGATTTTAAACAATCAACAGCCAGCATCTATTGATCAAGTCATGCCCTTA
The genomic region above belongs to Natranaerovirga hydrolytica and contains:
- a CDS encoding Crp/Fnr family transcriptional regulator — encoded protein: MDHLINSLKDFSFFKELNDKELMEALNIASYELKSYTNDEIIAFEGSPCTQLGLIFHGNINISKIYPSGRTVSITTLTKGNVFGEVILFSNHSIYPSTVIASTDCSVLFFEKNKFLFMCDHFPKVYKTLLQAFSDRILLLNQKITNLSLKSIRQKIIHYLFQCYKVQQSKYIDLHLNRSEWADLIGVPRPSLSRELINMKEDGLIDFDKKTIQLLDLTILEDALFK
- a CDS encoding ATP-binding protein, whose amino-acid sequence is MLKKIIEINEEKCIGCGLCANACHQSAIEIIDGKAKLIDESFCDGLGMCLPECPQNAIQLIEKEKAPIKEITKKEKLSGGGCPGMRSATFNREETKQKVQNQEEIKNVNMPSQLNQWPVQIDLISPFAEYLKHADLLIAADCTAYAYANIHNEFIKGRITLIGCPKLDDNQGYKEKLIQILSNNDVKSITVLRMEVPCCSGIVASVREAMLESKTIVPYDEVIIGIDGEKR
- a CDS encoding mechanosensitive ion channel family protein → MSQYEKRLRKMYKLVQRWIGTKVDGTWEVVLSYVIVLASILLITYIVNFIVKKIILNIIHNMVKKTHNNWDETVYDNKVFHYLAHIPAAIVLFNLASLLGDFETFVQKLIFAFIIIMIILASLKFLNAVVEIYNGYEFAKDRPIKGIIDVIKIFFYVFAGIILFSMFTENSPIALLSALGGISAILLLIFNDSILGLVASIQLTANESLKIGDWIEMPSQNADGEVIDIRLNKIKVQNWDRTISNIPAQNFLRDSFKNWEGMTRSGGRRIMRSILIDINSIKILDEPDIKKFEEIHYIKDYIKNKKEEIKTYNEEKVMNNNEINGRRLTNIGTFRAYIKEYIKSHPNIKNDFIMVRQLAPTDKGVPLEVYAFTNNPNWVAYEEIQSDIFDHLLAVIHLFDIKVYQAPTGNDITDLKSQIKS
- the rpsA gene encoding 30S ribosomal protein S1, with protein sequence MENNGNEMEEFKKDIEASLRPIYEGDMLEGKVVAIVDKDVVMDIQSYVEGIITFGELSSDPNFDINDIKVGDRLKVKVLKADEEVLLSKKQADSETAYETIEEYFKKEEIIIVKPSMVVKGGMTAYINGIRGFIPASLISKEYVEDMNQYLNKPLEVKVIEFDESNNRIILSGKIVDVEKEQKAKEKLLTIIQEGEKVEGVVKNLTNFGAFVDIGGIQGLIRNEDLAWKKVKHPGEVIKEGEKIQVTILKIDKINEKIALGFKDLAQDPWNNIQTKYKVQNSYDGEITRIVDFGFFVKLEDGIEGLVHISEISEERVLKPSDEANVGDKVKVKILDLDYDKKKMSLSIKEAQNDIDRQNYEKFNQNEEAMTSLKDVFGDIFNKLND
- a CDS encoding zinc ribbon domain-containing protein; translation: MKCNKCNEEIKENIKYCPNCGLEVGNEQLNFQEEKIEEELENTSEVAASSKDNDQSTDTNKKKKVIVTTSIAALLVILIAAIGVFGNEFFSTKEPIDTFINSNIKTFVTADRGEFNSSMKLIDFDISQSNEFSEFDAVIFNVLKDVELLGDMKFDKESNQYEAEFKIAIRDNVFVNGILYLDTEGMALKIEELYNQQFYIQWDDLKKMVLQETGMQISFDEYIKLATSINELDSVKNFDGEKYVDVIKNILEDHLIVEDNQQVVINNQEIKGDKYSLELDFVDIMNMNLEVLGVLIEDDQIIVILDELINAVVDTLEETGDAAYIMDHTTLDMLREFSSDAEMIKNEMSHEYTQMLEEMDNELDEFEGYLSYHYDYYIKGNDIEGYITTVSMGLDDFNGEGRANITIGTETIVKSINKNINFSGIDYTNGVNLFDLSEEEMESIMYEIQGNLMLFLMFNGDLFQ
- a CDS encoding ABC transporter permease, with the translated sequence MFVLIYKNIKEIIKNKKRVVAIAISPMVLFGILLSIYSGETIEKNFIGTVEIGVIDKDNSIYSNMLIQHYESNEIFTDFITIIKGNEEIIEEKFLTQQIDATIIIPENFGEDLIHMTNDPVLVNISAKEPIKAIILENVIKSYEQYIMAVEVNASTLYQTLRQVGLTQNEISVYNAGISYELIMTALERNNYFEYIEIIDIPNTNSFNYFFIGIITLAIMYFGLYVGIDLLREREQKTFQRLKVTGINAFTFVFSKFIGHVTYLFGNAIIWIMALNLVSDLDLGFKIVVYIIIGIIFSVSFSIFLSSLLRTQESVLLLGNVFYFVSAVMGGSIIPLQYMPQSIQQFSLLTPNYWFIRGFLFLQSNIDSMLGRYIGLSFTAISFLFIISSSYLYKRLGEKYV
- a CDS encoding ABC transporter permease yields the protein MYSLDIVKNRLKIIFKDKVIWGLFAFILLLFMVITSVLVDHVDYGSRIPLVVIDEDKSPMSIELINNLENQQVFQIIQTDTREAYTLLRDGKVEGVYIIKEGYENNILNLNFNNIIEVHYLQGSTAGKIITDMVAGDMLFDMSLVKTIDTLKEGLLNNEIEEMDQIIENAYETAYELKETRAYDDIIKVELINIGSDINYENIDNTIIYKQVVIGMVSTFLAFFILFASTSIVKDKELGTQKRLEVIFKRKIHLEICNLLAIFIIGLMISVFLVVILTHRMELLTFQSIFLIALLFFVYSFALSGLFYLSSAFVEKVITMQVSGSIIIIILFVISSSFLTMDLINGPVLLLQQMIPNYWFVEGFTKVIINESVGNVLNNQVQPLLFLGITYTCIGMVVKKFK
- a CDS encoding sodium:solute symporter family protein, translating into MIYVGAIALYVLMILGVSFVSKKKAGSLNHFLLGGRCIPPWMSAFSYGTAYFSAVLFIGYAGRIGWDFGLGALLIVFGNTFIGSYLAWRVLGSKTREMTQRLNASTMPEFLALRYNSKGIKMITTVVIFVFLVPYAASVYRGLGFLFQQVFHMDINVILFIMMTLTAIYLFVGGFIAASLADFIQGLIMIAGVIMLLFFVITHHSVGGIGNGITQLSTIDEGLTQIINKDSAVPLLSLVVLTSFGSWGLPQMVHKFYTIKNEKAIKTARRVSTGFALLITLGAYFTGALSRVILNNQQPASIDQVMPLVIDTVLPVVASAVILILVLSASMSTLASIVLAASSTVAVDLVKGVIKPDMNEKHTLWLLRILCVVFVVISYFMAIGESSVLNLASLSWGAVSGCLFAPYLLGLYSKKVTKSGVYASFITAGGITLFGVIRFGLNSPIIPTISALSIVIPIISMYVVSLLTPEFEKDHIEEIFTKKVVGAEYDLG